The segment CTCTCGCCTTGAGCGGAGGCTTCCTTCCGAAGGGCTGGATCTTCAATTGTGATTCGTCCAATCCTTGTGTGCTTTCAATACCCATTTCGTGTGATCTGTCCAACCCATGTATATTTAAAAAGCACACCACCCATAACATGCTCATGGCATTCGGCGTCTTGTTGTTCGGGATGCTCGCCTGGAAGTCCTCGCATCGATGGGCACGATGGGGCTGGGCCGGGGCGGCATGCTTGGCCGCGGGCAATGTCTTATTGATGGTACAAGGCCGAACGGGGTACGTGGTGTTGGCCGGACTTGCTATGGTGGCTTTCCACATGTACTTTGGATGGCGAGGTGTCGTAGCAGCGACCATTGTTCTCAGTGTGACTTTTTCGGCTGCCTATCAGGTCTCGACATCGTTCCGCGATCGCGTTGACCTTGTGGCCAGCGGTGTCGCGCAATGGAATCCGCAGACGACTACGTACGATGGGGTTACGGAGAGGATGGAATTCTTTTATCACACGGTCCAGATCATTCATGATCACCCGCTGATGGGCGTCGGCACCGGAGGATTTACCCACGCATACGCGATGCGCGTCCAGAAGCTCGGCCTGTCTGTTCCGACTCATCCCCATAACCAATACCTCCTGATTATGGTACAAGTCGGAGTGATCGGACTTTGTCTCCTGCTCTGGCTCTTCGCGCAACAATGGCGAGGGTCACCTTTTGTCGGTGATGCCACGGACCGATTGATCGCCAGAGGAGTGGTCGTCACCATTGCAATCGCATGTCTCTTCCAACCTGCGCTCAACGACCATACCGAGAAACTGTTTTACTGCCTGTTCTCCGGTCTCATGTGTTCCGGGACTGATCCACGATTTGAAACGAAGACATGAGCCTTTCCGCTTATATCATCGCCTACAACGAAGCGAAGAAGATCGCCGATACCATCAACAGTGTGCTGTGGGCCGACGAAATCATCGTGGCCGATTCCGCCAGTACCGATGAGACCGCTCGAATCGCCCAAGACTTGGGAGCCCGCGTCGTCCAGATTCCGTTCCAGGGATTCGGCCATCTGCGAAATCAAGCCATCAAAGCCTGTACGTATGAATGGATTTTCAGTCTCGACACGGACGAACAATGCACGCCGGAGGTCCGGGATGAAATCCTCATGATCCTGAGCGGAACTCCGGCGCATGACGCCTATCTTGTGCCGAGACGGAATTACTTCATGGGACGCTGGATCAAACATTCCGGCTGGTATCCGAATTTTCGTCAGCCGCAATTGTTTCGCAAAGGATCCATGAACTACGTGGAATCTCCCGTTCACGAAGGATATGAATTATTGACTCCCAAGCCGGTCGGTCGGCTGAACCATGCGATTTGGCAGATCCCATTCAGGGACTTTGAGGAGGTGGTCAAGAAGGCCAACCGCTATTCATCATTGGGAGTGTTGAAGCTTGCCGACCAACGAGTATCGATGGGGAGTGCGTTGTTTCATGGCATCTGGTCATTTCTCAAGCATTATGTGGCGAAGCGGGGGTTTCTGGACGGCTGGGCCGGGTTTGTCATCGCATTCGGTAATTTCGAAGGAACCTTTTATCGGTATGCCAAACGGTTTGAACAGCAGGAAATGTGGTCGCTCCCCAAACAGATGCCGCTCCGGCGCCCCGGCAGCTCGCCTTCGAAATGAAAACTGCGGTGATCGTGACGACATACAATCGTCCTGATGCGCTGGCGGCTGTGCTGGAAGGGTATTGTAGTCAAAGCGATCAAGATTTCACGCTCGTGGTTGCGGATGACGGTTCGAAGCAGGAGACTCAAGAGGTCATCCGGCACTATGTACGACGGGCACCCTTCCCGCTCACGCACGTGTGGCAGGAAGATCGGGGATTTCGAGCCGCCGCCATCCGCAATCGTGCCGTCGCGTCGGTGAGCGTCGACTATATTGTTTTTACCGATGGAGACTGTGTTCCCTCACGACATTTCGTGCAAGTCCATAAACGACTGGCGGAGCCGGGTTACTTCCTCGGATCGAATCGCGTATTGCTTTCAGCCGCGCTGACGAGCCGTATCCTTCGCCAGCGATTGCCGATCCATACATGGAGCCCAATCGATTGGGTATGGTGTTGGTCGAAACGGGACGTCAATCGAGTGCTTCCACTGATAAAAATCCCTGATGGTCCGTTTCGTAAATGGGCGCCTGATCGCTGGAAAGGGATCAAGACATGCAATTTCTCCGTATGGAGGGATGATCTGATCCGTGTGAATGGACTCGATGAGTCCTACGAAGGATGGGGGTTGGAGGATTCCGACTTGGTCATTCGACTGCTCCACGCGGGAGTGAAGCATAAGAACGCACGGATGGCTGCGGCGGTGTTCCATTTATGGCATCCGGAGCAGGATCGCATGACGCTAACCGACAATCAGAAGCGTCTGGATGATCTTTTGCGCTCGTCCACCGTTCGAGCCGCCATCGGGCTCGAACAATGTGGTGGTCTCTGATGTTGACCGGCCGGCGCCGTAACGACGAAATACGGATTGTAAATTGACCCGGGAAATGAACAGCGCGCTGGTCGTGTGTACGCGTCGAATTGGAGACGTTCTGTTAGCTACGCCGGTCGTACGTTCCCTTAAGGCGGCGTTGCCGCATCTGATGATCGATATGCTTGTGTTTGAAGGAACACAGGCCGTCGTAGCCGCGAATCCCGATATCCATCGCATCTGGACGATCGCCGAACGTCCGTCGATCGGAAAGCACATCATGCTGCTCGCTTCGATCTGGCGTCGCTACGACCTTGCCTTGTCGGTCTTGGCGGGCGACCGTCCGACTTTTCATGCCTGGGTTGCGGGGAAGTATCGCCTGGGCACTCTCTTGACCGACGGCAAGTCGTGGTGGAAACGGGAGCTGCTCCATGGGTGGGTGCCGTTTGACAACCTCCATACCCATACGGTCGTCATGAATCTCAGGCTACTGGCATCTTTGGACGTCCAATCGCTGGGAACTCCGGTTGTCCGCTGGACTGCCGATGATGAAGAATCGGTTTGTCGTGTGTTTCCTCAAATGCACGGGTCTCGACCATATGCGGTTCTTCATATCACTCCTAAGTTTGCCTATAAGACCTGGACCGTTGCCGGCTGGGTTGCGCTCGGACATTGGCTGAACGACCGTGGAATGAAGGTTATCGTGACTGGAATGGGATCAACCGAACAGGAGTATTGCCGACAGGTGATCCAAGGACTGCCGGATGCAGTGAATCTTGTCGGTTGTGTGACTTTGCCGGCGATTGGTTACCTCCTGACCCATGCCGATCTGTACGTCGGGACGGACACGGCCGTCAGTCATATGGCGGCCGCCGTCGGCACACCAAGCGTCGTGCTGTTTGGTCCATCGAATCCCGTGAAGTGGGGACCCTGGCCGAAGGATTTTCCTCCAACGGCGCCAAGCCCGTGGGTTAGACAGGGATCGCAGCGGCAGGGAAATGTGTTTCTCCTTCAAGGAGAAGGAGACTGCGTGCCTTGTCTTGGCGAAGGGTGCGACCGCCACGTGAACAGCTTAAGCGACTGCCTCCAACGGCTGTCTGTGCATCGCGTGATCCAGGCCGTTGAAACGATGTTGGCTGAAAGTAGGTTCCGCCTCCCGACTCCATGCGTATGAAACAGACTGCCGCGAAGCTCTTCCACGCCATCGCTGGGCGATACGGAAACCTCGTGCTTGCTTACCGATCGTTTGTCGTGATCGGCACACAGTTGGTCTTGATCTTGGCGGCCAACGTGGCGGCTTTTGAGCTGCGCTTCGAGGGAGACATCCCTCCGGAATACAGGCACATCATGTGGGACCATGTGCCCGCCGTGTTGCTGATATTCGGCGCGGGTTTATGGGTGTTCGGGATCCAACGAGGTCTTTGGAGATATGTCGGTCTTCACGATCTCGGGAAGATCCTCATAGCTTCTTTGATCAGCGCAGCGGTCTTTTATGGAGTCATCCATCATATCGGGGGGATTACAGAGTATCCCCGATCCGTGATCATCTTGACGGGAGTATTGAACGGATTGTATTTGGCCGGCATCCGATTGGCCGTACGGGGCTTCCGGGAGTGGCTCCAGGTCGTCAGTCCGAGCGCACGACGCGTCTTGATCATCGGAGCAGGCCATGCGGGCGAGTTGGTGGTCAGAGACATGTTGTCCGATGCGAATTATGACTGCCGTCCGGTTGGGTTCGTGGACGACGATCCCATCAAACAGAAGAAAAAGATCCATGGAATTCCGATCGTCGGGACGATCGCAGATACCAAAAAAGCGGCCGATCAGCTGAATGCCCAAGAGATCATCGTCGCTATCCCATCGGCTTCAACGGTGGTGAAACAGAAAATCTTGGCGGCTTCCGAGGGCTGCACGGTTCCGATCAAGACCTTGCCCAGTGTGAAGCAACTCCTCGGCGATTCGGTCTTGCTTCAGCAAGTCAGACCGATGAATTTGGATGATTTGCTGCAGCGGGAGCCGATCGATACGGATTGCCACGAGCTGTATCCCCTCATTACCGGGAAGACGCTGCTCGTGACGGGGGCGGGAGGTTCAATCGGATCGGAATTATGCCGGCAAATCGCCCGACATAAGCCCCACGCCTTAGTCCTGTTCGAACGCTACGAGAATTCACTCCATTCGCTTGTCCTAGAGTTACAAGCGGGTTTCCCGGCAGTCAAGATCGTGCCAGCCATCGGAGACGTGACGGTCTGTGATCGCGTGGCGGAAGTGTTTCGTGAGACCGGACCGCATATCGTCTTTCATGCTGCCGCACACAAGCATGTTCCCCTCATGGAACTGAATCCGAAGGAAGCAGTTCGCAACAATATATTGGGAACTCGAACGGTCGCCGAGGTCGCGTCGAAAACACGCGTGGAGCGATTTGTGCTGATCTCCACGGATAAAGCCGTCAACCCTTCGAGTGTCATGGGCGTCACCAAGAGGATCGCGGAGCACCTGGTACGGGAGCTCAATCACACCGGTCTCACAAAGTTTACGGTCGTACGGTTCGGCAACGTGTTGGGAAGCAACGGGAGTGTGGTGCCTCTGTTCTCCGAACAGATCCGCAAAGGTGGTCCGGTGACCGTGACCCATCCGGAGATCAAGCGATTCTTTATGACGATTCCCGAGGCCGTCCATCTCGTTCTCCAAGCAAGTGTGATGGGGCAGGGAGGAGAAGTCTTCGTTCTCGACATGGGCGAGCAAATCAAAGTCGCCGATTTGGCCAGAAACATGATCGTGTTGGCCGGCCTCGTGCCAGGGAAGGACGTGGACATCGTCTTTACGGGGCTTCGGCCTGGAGAAAAGTTGTACGAAGAATTGTTTGAGCACAGCGAGCGAGCGGAACCCACCGCCCATCCCAAAATCCATCGAGCGGTCGGCACTCCTGTCCCGGTGGGCGAGTTGGCTGAATGGGTAGAGTCACTGCCGGCAAGGCTTCCTAAAAGCGATGAAGAAGAACTGCTTCACGATCTCAAGCGGCTGGTGCCGAGTTTCCAACCTAAGCTTTCCCAGTGGGTTTCGTAGGTTTTGCACATTCAAGTGTCGGTTTGCCTCCTTCGTGCTATTGTCCAGATGGTGTGAACTGAGATTAATCGACAAGGACAGCGAGGAACCGCGTACGAGAGGACGGTATCGCAGTGAAAGGCGTCGTGCTGGCGGGTGGGTTGGGAACCAGGTTATTGCCTCTCACCAAGGTTACAAACAAACATCTGCTTCCGGTGTATAACCGGCCGATGATCTATTATCCGATTCAGACGTTGGTCAATGCGGGTGTGACTGAAATCATGTTGGTGACGGGTGGGAACAATGCGGGTGACTTTTTAAGATTGCTCGGGAACGGAACAGAGTTCGGGCTCAAACATCTCAACTATACCTATCAGGAAGGCGAGGGTGGCATTGCCGACGCACTTCGGTTGGCCGAGCACTTTGCCGATGGAGAATCCATTTGCGTCATGTTGGGCGACAACATCATCCAAGGGAACGTCGCCAAGGCAGCATATCACTTTCGCCATCAGCGAAGTGGGGCAAGGATTCTCCTCAAAGAAGTCCCGGATCCACAACGGTTTGGCGTGCCGGTTTTGGAAGGAGAACGTGTCGTAAAGATAGAAGAAAAGCCGCTTCATCCTCGATCTCCGTATGCCGTCACGGGGATTTATTTTTATGATTCCCAAGTCTTCGGGTTTATTCGTTCGCTCAAACCATCAGCGAGGGGGGAACTGGAGATTACCGACGTCAACAACGCTTATATCAAGGCCGGAATGCTGACATGGGATCTGCTCGAGGGATGGTGGACGGATGCCGGCACCATCGAGTCTCTCCATCTGGCCAATCAGCTGGTCGGCCAAACCGGTGCCAACAATCTTGATCTGGCGGCATAGATGCGCATCCTTGTCACCGGCGGTGCCGGTTTCATCGGGTCCCACCTTGTCCGGCGTCTAGTCGCCTCTGCACAGCACCAGGTTGTCAACCTCGATGCTCTCTGCTATTCGGGGAATCTGACCAATCTGGATACGGTCAGCCGAAAGGGCGGGTATGTGTTTGTCCATGGCGACATTTGTGATGGATCGTTGGTTTCATCCGTGCTTCGCAAGCATCGCATCGAGGGCATCATCAATTGTGCGGCGGAGACGCATGTCGACCGTTCGATCCTTGATCCGGGATGCTTCGCGCGCACGGATGTGGTGGGCACGGGCGTGTTGCTTGAACAAGGACGACATGCTGGGGTGAAACGGTTTCTTCAAGTCAGTACCGACGAAGTGTACGGCAGCGTCGAATCCGGTCTGTCAACGGAAGGAGATCGAGTTGAGCCGCGTAGCCCTTACTCAGCCAGCAAAGCAGGCGGAGATCTCCTGGTGTTGAGCTACTGGACTACCTATCAATTTCCGGTGGTGGTGACGAGGGGCAGCAATACCTATGGCCCCAATCAGTATCCGGAAAAATTCATTCCTCTCTTCGTCACGAATGCGATAGATGATCAGCTGTTGCCCTTGTACGGCGACGGCAGATACCATCGCGATTGGCTGGCCGTCGAAGACCATTGTGCCGGGATCGAACGGGCTTTTTTCCATGGAGAGCCGGGAACCGTGTACAACATCGGTGCGGGAAACGAGCGCGAAAACATTGCGGTCGCCGAGGAGATTCTCTCGTGCCTAGGCAAACCGAAGACCTTGCTCCGCTTCGTGGCAGACAGACCCGGTCATGATCGACGATATGCGGTTGATAGCGGGAAGCTTCGTCGGCTTGGATGGCGTCCGGTCGTCCCGTTCGAAGATGGGCTGCGCGCGACGATTCAATGGTATCGAGAACATGAGTCCTGGTGGCGCCCCATCAAGTCCGGAGAGTTCCGAAAGTATTATGAACAGATGTACGGTAAGCGGTTACAACAAGCCAGTTGAGACGGCGATTGCCGCTGAATAGCCGCGCGTAACTTTCTCGAGAACTTCACCGCAGCTTCGTCTCAACCGAGTTCATTGCCGATATGAGAGTTCTGCTTACCGGAGCCGGCGGGCAACTGGGCAGCGCGCTATGCGAGGTGTTTGGGTACGAAACAGTCATACCCAAAGACTTGCCGGACTTTGATCTGACTCGCTCGAGTGTTGAAGAAGAGATCATCGAATCCGCTCCCCACTTGATCATCCATGCGGGAGCCTACACCGATGTAGACGGGGCCGAACGAGAGCCGGACCTCGCGTTGGCGGTGAACGCCACGGGAACCGAGCAAATCGCACGTGCCGCCGTTCGGGTCGGGGCACGGTTGATCTATGTTTCCACCGACTATGTGTTCGATGGGAAGCAGCGGATCCCGTATCGTGAAGATGATAGTCCTCGTCCGATCAACCGATATGGATTTTCGAAATGGAAAGGAGAGCAGGCCGTTCTGGCGTCTGGCGCCAGGGCGCTCATCATCCGGACCGCATGGCTCTATGGATCAGTCGGAAAAAATTTTGTGAAGTCGATCATGCGGGCTGCGCAGAGCGAATCGATCTTGAAGGTCGTGCATGATCAATCCGGTTGCCCTACGTATGTCGAAGACCTGGCCGCTGCCATGGCTTCGTTGGTCGGGAAGGATGCGGAAGGAATAGTTCACGTGACCAATCGCGGCCAGTGCACATGGTATGAGTTTGCGCAAGCCATCGTTCGTGAAATGGGACTCTGCTGCCCCGTCATACCGATTACAACGGAGCAAGCAGGACGTCCAGCCAAGCGACCGTCGTACTCAGTATTGAATCCGGACCGATTGGCCTCTCTGGGCCTTGTATTACCGGAATGGAGCGAGGCTCTGGCCCGATTTGCCAAAGCCGCCCACCCGCTTCCTGGGAGTTCTATTTGAGTGCTCCGATCGGTCAAAAACCTTTTCAAGTGTTCAGAGACTGGTTAAGATAGCAACTCATTCTTTCCAGGACATCCGACTCCTCTACCGATACGCGCGTGAAATCGAAAACTTGGCACATACCCGCGAAGAATCGCTTGCGAGAAATCCGGTTGTTCGCCACTGATGTGGACGGAGTCCTCACCGATGCCGGCATGTACTATTCCGAGTCGGGCGATGAATGGAAGAAGTTCAATACCCGTGACGGGATGGGAATCAAATTGCTCCAGAAGGCCGGACTCATCACCGCCATCGTGACCCAAGAGCGAACCCGATTGGTGGCCAGACGGGCCGAAAAGCTCGCCATTCCCGAGCTCCATCAGGGAGTAATGGACAAGTTGTCGGTGCTTCGAGATATGGCCATGCGATACAGTCTCTCGCTCCGGCAGATTGCGTATATCGGTGACGATGTCAACGACATCGAAGCCTTGAAGGCGGCGGGATTGTCCGCAGCCCCTGCGGATGCTCTTCCGCAAGTGTTGGACGTCGTCGACTATGTCTGCCGACAGAAGGGGGGGGAGGGGGCGGTGCGTGAGCTTGCCGAGATGATCCTCCATTCTTACGACTCTTACGACGAACCGAAGACGACCAAGTCGCGCCGTTGAGGTGAACGATGACAAAGACACATGCGTTGTATCCGGTGATCATGGCGGGAGGGAGCGGGACCAGGTTTTGGCCGTTGAGTCGTCATCTGTTTCCCAAGCAGCTTTTGCGGATAGGCGGGGAGCATACGTTGATCCAGCAGACCATGCGACGCGTCCTCGGCTGTGCGCCTGCTTCCCATGTGCTGATCTCGACGAATGCCGCACAAGCCGACCTCATTCGCACGCAATTGGTCGACTGGAAAGAAGACCTTACGGATGGATTTCTCCTCGAACCGGAAGGGAGAAATACAGCGCCTGCCATCGCGCTTGCCGCTCTGGAAGTAGCGGCACGTGATCCGGAGGGTCTCATGTTGGTCGTTCCCGCGGATCATATCGTGACGGGCCAGCGTGATTTTGAAGCGGCGGTTCAATTGGCGTCACAGTTGGCCGGAGAAGGCTATTTGGTGACGTTCGGGATCAAGCCGATCAGGCCGGAAACCGGCTACGGCTATATCAGGCCCAAGGACAAGGCTCTACTGGGCAAGCAAGGAAAGTTACGAGGATATCTCGTCCGAA is part of the Nitrospira sp. SG-bin1 genome and harbors:
- a CDS encoding alpha-L-glycero-D-manno-heptose beta-1,4-glucosyltransferase gives rise to the protein MSLSAYIIAYNEAKKIADTINSVLWADEIIVADSASTDETARIAQDLGARVVQIPFQGFGHLRNQAIKACTYEWIFSLDTDEQCTPEVRDEILMILSGTPAHDAYLVPRRNYFMGRWIKHSGWYPNFRQPQLFRKGSMNYVESPVHEGYELLTPKPVGRLNHAIWQIPFRDFEEVVKKANRYSSLGVLKLADQRVSMGSALFHGIWSFLKHYVAKRGFLDGWAGFVIAFGNFEGTFYRYAKRFEQQEMWSLPKQMPLRRPGSSPSK
- a CDS encoding spore coat protein; translated protein: MKGVVLAGGLGTRLLPLTKVTNKHLLPVYNRPMIYYPIQTLVNAGVTEIMLVTGGNNAGDFLRLLGNGTEFGLKHLNYTYQEGEGGIADALRLAEHFADGESICVMLGDNIIQGNVAKAAYHFRHQRSGARILLKEVPDPQRFGVPVLEGERVVKIEEKPLHPRSPYAVTGIYFYDSQVFGFIRSLKPSARGELEITDVNNAYIKAGMLTWDLLEGWWTDAGTIESLHLANQLVGQTGANNLDLAA
- a CDS encoding dTDP-glucose 4,6-dehydratase, which produces MRILVTGGAGFIGSHLVRRLVASAQHQVVNLDALCYSGNLTNLDTVSRKGGYVFVHGDICDGSLVSSVLRKHRIEGIINCAAETHVDRSILDPGCFARTDVVGTGVLLEQGRHAGVKRFLQVSTDEVYGSVESGLSTEGDRVEPRSPYSASKAGGDLLVLSYWTTYQFPVVVTRGSNTYGPNQYPEKFIPLFVTNAIDDQLLPLYGDGRYHRDWLAVEDHCAGIERAFFHGEPGTVYNIGAGNERENIAVAEEILSCLGKPKTLLRFVADRPGHDRRYAVDSGKLRRLGWRPVVPFEDGLRATIQWYREHESWWRPIKSGEFRKYYEQMYGKRLQQAS
- a CDS encoding HAD family hydrolase encodes the protein MFATDVDGVLTDAGMYYSESGDEWKKFNTRDGMGIKLLQKAGLITAIVTQERTRLVARRAEKLAIPELHQGVMDKLSVLRDMAMRYSLSLRQIAYIGDDVNDIEALKAAGLSAAPADALPQVLDVVDYVCRQKGGEGAVRELAEMILHSYDSYDEPKTTKSRR
- a CDS encoding glycosyl transferase family 2 encodes the protein MKTAVIVTTYNRPDALAAVLEGYCSQSDQDFTLVVADDGSKQETQEVIRHYVRRAPFPLTHVWQEDRGFRAAAIRNRAVASVSVDYIVFTDGDCVPSRHFVQVHKRLAEPGYFLGSNRVLLSAALTSRILRQRLPIHTWSPIDWVWCWSKRDVNRVLPLIKIPDGPFRKWAPDRWKGIKTCNFSVWRDDLIRVNGLDESYEGWGLEDSDLVIRLLHAGVKHKNARMAAAVFHLWHPEQDRMTLTDNQKRLDDLLRSSTVRAAIGLEQCGGL